A section of the Desulfobaccales bacterium genome encodes:
- a CDS encoding valine--tRNA ligase produces the protein MAEVLDKVFNPQQIEEKWYRYWEESGFFRAAADGKKPPYCIVIPPPNITGSLHMGHALNNTLQDILIRFKRMQGYDALWMPGTDHAGIATQNVVERMLAKEGLDRHALGREAFVARVWEWKAQSGGTIIRQLKRLGCSCDWSRERFTMDEGLSRAVREVFVRLYEEGLIYQGDYIINWCPRCLTALADLEVEHDPHEGYLYYIKYPLVGREGHLTVATTRPETLLGDTAVAVHPEDKRYLAYHGAMVRLPVLGRHIPVITDPYVSMEFGTGALKITPAHDLNDFEVARRHGLPAIQVIDERGLMTDAAGKYRGMDRFGCREKIVKELKADGLLEKMERYHVPVGHCYRCRTVVEPLLSKQWFVAVKSLAEPAVAAVKEGRIRLIPATWENSFFDWMANIRDWCISRQIWWGHRIPAWTCGDCGELVVARQDPSACPTCGGVHLEQETDVLDTWFSSALWPFSTLGWPDDTPELRLFYPTSVLVTAFDILFFWVARMMMMGLHIMGEVPFREVYIHALVRDAEGQKMSKSRGNIVDPLDLMEAYGTDAFRFSLAAFAAMGRDIRLSEERIIGYRNFVNKVWNACRFTLMNLEGFEPAGGRGEAPLSTMEAWILSRLQQVIREVSDSLEAYEFDRAAHVLYQFIWHEFCDWYLEFIKPDLAPTAEAAVRQRAQAVLVEVLSAILRLLHPFMPFITEEVWHKLPGQTGSIMVAPFPVPDTTYDNPEAEAEIGLIREAIVAIRNLRAEMNIPPAAQVEILCFSQDAQGLAMLEKHRRSLLQLARLQKLELNPPAGAPAAAAKAVIVTPAKAGVELVMPLAELLDFTEEERRLSREMEKLGKELAQVQKKLANEDFLAKAPAEVVARDRERLAALSEKLAKLKSHHQRLQELQGKS, from the coding sequence TGCAGGGCTATGACGCCCTGTGGATGCCGGGCACCGACCACGCCGGCATCGCCACCCAGAACGTGGTGGAGCGCATGCTGGCCAAGGAGGGGTTGGATCGCCACGCCTTAGGAAGGGAGGCCTTCGTGGCCCGGGTGTGGGAATGGAAGGCCCAGTCCGGGGGCACCATCATCCGCCAGCTCAAGCGGCTGGGCTGCTCCTGCGACTGGAGCCGGGAGCGTTTCACCATGGACGAGGGCCTCTCCCGGGCGGTGCGGGAGGTCTTTGTCCGCCTCTATGAAGAGGGCCTGATTTACCAAGGGGATTACATCATCAACTGGTGCCCCCGCTGCCTCACCGCCCTGGCGGACCTGGAAGTGGAGCACGACCCCCACGAAGGCTATCTTTACTACATCAAGTATCCCCTGGTGGGGCGGGAAGGGCACCTCACCGTGGCCACCACCCGGCCGGAGACGCTGTTGGGCGACACCGCGGTGGCGGTGCACCCGGAGGACAAGCGCTACCTGGCCTACCACGGCGCCATGGTGCGCCTGCCGGTTCTGGGCCGCCACATCCCGGTGATCACCGACCCATACGTCTCCATGGAGTTCGGCACCGGGGCGCTGAAGATCACCCCGGCCCATGACCTCAATGACTTTGAGGTGGCCCGGCGCCATGGCCTGCCCGCCATCCAGGTCATCGACGAGCGGGGCCTGATGACCGACGCGGCCGGCAAATACCGGGGCATGGACCGCTTCGGCTGCCGGGAGAAGATCGTCAAGGAGCTCAAAGCCGACGGTCTCCTGGAGAAGATGGAGCGCTACCACGTGCCGGTGGGGCATTGCTACCGCTGCCGCACGGTGGTGGAGCCGCTGTTGTCCAAACAGTGGTTTGTGGCGGTGAAGTCCCTGGCCGAACCCGCGGTGGCGGCGGTGAAAGAGGGCCGCATCCGCCTCATTCCCGCCACCTGGGAGAACAGCTTCTTCGACTGGATGGCCAACATCCGGGACTGGTGCATCTCCCGGCAAATCTGGTGGGGGCACCGCATCCCGGCCTGGACCTGCGGCGACTGCGGGGAGCTGGTGGTGGCCCGCCAGGACCCCAGCGCCTGCCCCACCTGCGGCGGGGTGCATCTGGAGCAGGAGACCGACGTCCTGGACACCTGGTTCTCTTCGGCCCTGTGGCCTTTCAGCACCCTGGGCTGGCCCGACGACACCCCGGAACTGCGGCTCTTTTACCCCACCAGCGTCCTGGTCACCGCCTTCGACATTCTCTTCTTCTGGGTGGCCCGCATGATGATGATGGGCCTGCACATCATGGGTGAGGTGCCTTTCCGGGAGGTCTACATCCACGCCCTGGTCCGGGACGCCGAGGGCCAGAAGATGAGCAAATCCCGGGGGAACATCGTGGACCCCCTGGATCTCATGGAAGCTTACGGCACCGATGCCTTCCGCTTCTCTTTGGCGGCCTTCGCGGCCATGGGGCGGGACATCCGCCTCTCCGAGGAGCGCATCATCGGCTACCGCAATTTCGTCAACAAGGTGTGGAACGCCTGCCGCTTCACCCTCATGAACCTGGAAGGCTTCGAGCCGGCGGGCGGCCGGGGTGAGGCGCCCCTCAGTACCATGGAGGCCTGGATTTTAAGCCGCCTGCAGCAGGTCATCCGGGAGGTCAGCGACTCCCTGGAGGCCTATGAGTTCGACCGGGCGGCCCATGTGCTCTATCAGTTCATCTGGCATGAGTTCTGTGACTGGTATCTGGAATTCATCAAACCGGACCTGGCCCCCACCGCCGAGGCGGCGGTGCGCCAGCGGGCCCAGGCGGTGCTGGTGGAGGTGCTGAGCGCCATCCTGCGGCTCCTCCATCCCTTCATGCCCTTCATCACCGAAGAGGTGTGGCACAAGCTTCCCGGCCAGACCGGGAGCATCATGGTGGCCCCGTTCCCGGTCCCCGATACGACGTATGACAACCCCGAAGCCGAGGCGGAGATCGGCCTCATCCGGGAGGCCATCGTGGCCATCCGCAATCTCCGGGCCGAGATGAACATCCCGCCGGCCGCCCAGGTGGAGATCCTCTGCTTCAGCCAGGACGCCCAGGGGCTGGCCATGTTGGAGAAGCACCGGCGCAGCCTCCTGCAGCTGGCCCGCCTCCAGAAGCTGGAGCTCAATCCGCCCGCCGGCGCGCCCGCCGCCGCGGCCAAGGCGGTGATTGTGACTCCCGCCAAGGCCGGGGTGGAACTGGTCATGCCCCTGGCGGAGCTGCTGGACTTCACCGAAGAGGAGCGCCGCCTCAGCCGGGAGATGGAGAAGCTGGGAAAAGAGCTGGCCCAGGTGCAGAAAAAGCTGGCCAATGAGGACTTCCTGGCCAAAGCGCCGGCGGAGGTGGTGGCCCGGGACCGGGAACGCCTGGCCGCCCTGAGCGAAAAGCTGGCCAAACTCAAGAGCCACCACCAGCGGCTGCAGGAGCTGCAGGGGAAAAGCTGA